In Corynebacterium nuruki S6-4, the following proteins share a genomic window:
- a CDS encoding ABC transporter ATP-binding protein, with the protein MTGTAPLFRFEDVTVERGGRPILDHLTAEVSASGITAVTGPSGSGKSTFLRCCNLLEVPTSGRILYRGEDLTGVDPQRLRREVAMVFQRPTVFPGTALDNLRAADRTLGEDAAADLLDEVGLTTDYLHREADAFSGGEAQRLCLARALATRPKVLLADEVTSALDEDAATVLENLARHLADPASGRGLAVLWVSHNAGQVRRIADHELRIESGEVVA; encoded by the coding sequence ATGACCGGTACGGCACCGCTGTTCCGCTTCGAGGACGTCACCGTCGAGCGCGGCGGGCGCCCCATCCTCGACCATCTCACCGCCGAGGTGTCTGCGTCCGGGATCACCGCGGTGACCGGCCCCTCCGGCTCCGGAAAGTCCACCTTCCTGCGCTGCTGCAATCTGCTGGAGGTGCCGACCTCCGGGCGGATCCTCTACCGGGGCGAGGATCTCACCGGCGTCGACCCGCAACGACTGCGGCGGGAGGTCGCCATGGTCTTCCAGCGTCCCACGGTCTTCCCCGGCACCGCCCTCGACAACCTGCGTGCCGCCGACCGCACCCTCGGCGAGGACGCCGCCGCGGACCTGCTCGACGAAGTCGGGCTCACCACCGACTACCTGCACCGGGAGGCGGACGCCTTCTCCGGCGGCGAGGCACAGCGGCTCTGCCTCGCCCGCGCGCTGGCCACCCGCCCGAAGGTCCTGCTCGCCGACGAGGTCACCTCCGCCCTCGACGAGGACGCCGCCACGGTGCTGGAGAATCTGGCACGCCACCTGGCGGACCCGGCGTCCGGCAGGGGTCTGGCGGTGCTGTGGGTCTCCCACAATGCCGGGCAGGTCCGCCGCATCGCCGATCACGAACTGCGCATCGAGTCCGGGGAGGTGGTCGCATGA
- a CDS encoding plasmid pRiA4b ORF-3 family protein: MTDFSSFDDVAVFGEPPKRPHLRREPLPGVHTFRLRISLNESDPEIWREVLVPSDMKLAVLHQVIQACFLWWDYHLYRFSLGGGVYEDSVELFLCPFDEQEPDPYQQGAPTRMVRLDETVQQPGEVLHYLYDFGDDWDLTVTLVEILARGGEDAPVAEYVTGERAAPPEDCGSRRTAEEFAAMKTAPETGHLFDDFDPEVVDAQAIIRQLLPVEWWARTTESPDYIPSLLEGFPVLAQIFHQLEQSPWTVFLGTKLEILEGQVENLPFDLPDATAKAEALSGITVFLRIVADAGPDGVKLTGAGYLPPKVVEAAMAEFPSRYDGLTKSRSESNIPQVSVIRTALTKLGLVRKCRGYLGLTATGKRVMADPEKLWEHLVTRVGAQQRSTGSTATTAVQRDIDVEIEALTLLDLATSPDQELADSARADLLTATGWRTGLDGTEDLRSYDAISMTPTLVLFGYVAPLESRDWQPTIYSTAAAALAREALLASRG, translated from the coding sequence ATGACCGACTTCTCCTCTTTCGATGACGTCGCCGTGTTCGGGGAGCCGCCGAAGCGCCCGCATCTGCGTCGGGAACCGTTGCCGGGGGTGCACACCTTCCGTCTGCGGATCTCGCTCAACGAGTCTGATCCGGAGATCTGGCGGGAGGTGCTGGTGCCCTCCGACATGAAGCTGGCGGTGCTGCACCAGGTGATCCAGGCCTGCTTCCTGTGGTGGGACTACCACCTGTACCGTTTCTCGCTCGGTGGGGGAGTGTACGAGGACTCGGTGGAACTGTTCCTGTGTCCCTTCGATGAGCAGGAGCCGGACCCGTACCAGCAGGGGGCGCCGACGCGGATGGTCCGCCTCGATGAGACGGTGCAGCAGCCAGGTGAGGTGCTCCACTACCTCTACGACTTCGGCGACGACTGGGATCTGACAGTCACGCTCGTCGAGATTCTGGCCCGTGGTGGCGAGGATGCCCCGGTCGCCGAGTACGTCACCGGTGAGCGTGCGGCTCCGCCGGAGGACTGCGGCAGCCGGCGCACCGCCGAGGAGTTCGCCGCGATGAAGACCGCCCCGGAGACCGGGCACCTTTTCGACGACTTCGATCCTGAGGTCGTGGACGCCCAGGCGATCATCCGTCAACTGCTCCCCGTGGAGTGGTGGGCGCGGACGACGGAGTCGCCGGACTACATTCCCTCCCTGCTGGAGGGGTTCCCGGTCCTCGCGCAGATCTTCCACCAGTTGGAGCAGTCGCCGTGGACGGTCTTCCTCGGCACGAAACTTGAGATCCTCGAGGGGCAGGTCGAGAACCTGCCTTTTGACCTGCCGGACGCCACGGCGAAGGCGGAAGCCCTCAGCGGTATCACCGTATTCCTTCGGATCGTTGCGGACGCCGGGCCGGACGGTGTGAAGCTCACCGGCGCCGGCTACCTTCCGCCGAAGGTGGTGGAGGCGGCCATGGCGGAGTTCCCGAGCCGCTATGACGGTCTCACCAAGAGCCGCAGTGAGTCGAATATTCCGCAGGTCTCCGTGATCCGCACGGCGCTGACCAAGCTCGGGCTGGTGCGGAAGTGCCGGGGTTACCTGGGGCTCACCGCCACGGGGAAGCGGGTGATGGCGGATCCCGAGAAGCTCTGGGAACACCTGGTGACCCGGGTGGGCGCGCAGCAGCGTTCCACGGGCAGTACTGCAACCACCGCAGTTCAGCGGGACATCGACGTGGAGATCGAGGCGCTGACCCTGCTGGATCTGGCGACTTCACCGGACCAGGAGCTGGCGGACAGTGCCCGGGCGGACCTGCTCACTGCCACCGGGTGGCGCACCGGGCTTGACGGTACCGAGGACCTCAGATCATATGACGCGATCTCGATGACCCCCACCCTGGTCCTGTTCGGATACGTCGCCCCGTTGGAGTCCCGGGACTGGCAGCCGACGATATACAGCACGGCCGCGGCAGCACTGGCACGGGAGGCGTTGCTGGCGTCCCGTGGGTGA
- a CDS encoding helix-turn-helix transcriptional regulator, with product MLDDLTPFSITLTAGDRYLLLWCHTGKVSVTCGEVVRLAAGQGVLVPPGKDATLLVAPGAVPVPVRIASAEVPEGHDDLQVFTPGEEWNDWLLHHFTASIAPLREPGHRSAELVEALAGSSPEGRPALPRTPAALAVAHGLLRDPASSLTAAEWAARVRVGERTLHRVFPAETGLTFAAWRRETRLAAAQDLLRAPGTPVSQVAEAVGFRTSTGFIRAFRNRFGRTPQVWRAEWDGTGTPAAGVPGPPPWGELSAPPNLDHGFHLLLWVWRGAMELTVGERVLSVGEGQIAWMPAYRGHGVRTEPGSVVLPLTFTVGEVDLGEDPGPADVPDYEVWALLQHVMGNQCGVAPEGYGRTTVVDSPWVPGVARRDGATTVERSPAAQVADALLGDLRDQRTLSQWAGAVERTPRQLNAGFRADTGMTFLQWRTTVRLQTARRLLAAGATPSESAHAVGYRHLSQFSRDFAVGYGVTPREFVGR from the coding sequence GTGCTTGACGATCTGACCCCGTTCAGCATCACCCTGACCGCCGGTGACCGGTACCTGCTGCTGTGGTGCCACACCGGGAAAGTCTCGGTGACCTGTGGTGAGGTGGTGCGACTGGCGGCCGGGCAGGGCGTCCTCGTCCCACCGGGGAAGGACGCCACGCTCCTCGTCGCGCCGGGTGCCGTCCCCGTACCGGTACGCATCGCATCCGCAGAGGTGCCGGAGGGGCACGATGACCTGCAGGTGTTCACACCCGGTGAGGAGTGGAACGACTGGCTGCTGCACCACTTCACCGCGTCCATCGCGCCGCTGCGTGAGCCGGGCCACCGGTCGGCCGAGCTGGTCGAGGCACTGGCCGGGAGTAGCCCGGAGGGGCGTCCGGCGCTGCCGCGGACGCCGGCGGCGCTGGCGGTGGCCCACGGTCTGCTGCGCGATCCCGCGTCGTCGCTGACGGCGGCGGAGTGGGCGGCGCGGGTGAGGGTGGGTGAGCGGACACTGCACCGCGTGTTCCCGGCGGAGACCGGGTTGACCTTCGCGGCGTGGCGCCGGGAGACCCGGCTCGCTGCCGCGCAGGATCTGCTGCGTGCCCCCGGCACCCCGGTATCGCAGGTCGCGGAGGCAGTGGGGTTCCGTACATCGACGGGGTTCATCCGGGCATTCCGGAACCGGTTCGGGAGGACGCCACAGGTGTGGCGGGCTGAGTGGGACGGCACGGGGACGCCGGCGGCCGGTGTCCCGGGGCCACCGCCCTGGGGAGAGCTGTCTGCCCCACCGAACCTGGACCACGGTTTCCACCTGCTGCTGTGGGTCTGGCGCGGGGCAATGGAGCTCACTGTCGGGGAACGCGTCCTGAGTGTCGGTGAGGGGCAGATCGCGTGGATGCCGGCCTACCGCGGTCACGGCGTGCGGACGGAGCCGGGGTCGGTGGTGCTGCCGTTGACGTTCACCGTCGGCGAAGTCGATCTCGGCGAGGATCCCGGGCCGGCCGATGTGCCGGACTACGAGGTCTGGGCACTGCTGCAGCATGTCATGGGCAACCAGTGCGGCGTGGCGCCGGAGGGGTACGGGCGCACGACGGTGGTCGACTCTCCGTGGGTGCCCGGTGTGGCCCGGCGCGATGGGGCGACGACGGTGGAACGTTCGCCTGCGGCACAGGTGGCGGACGCCCTGCTCGGTGATCTGCGTGACCAGCGCACCCTGTCACAGTGGGCGGGGGCGGTGGAGCGGACGCCGCGACAGCTCAACGCCGGGTTCCGGGCGGACACCGGGATGACGTTCCTGCAGTGGCGCACCACGGTCCGGTTGCAGACAGCCCGGCGGCTGCTCGCAGCCGGGGCGACGCCCTCGGAGTCCGCCCATGCGGTCGGCTACCGGCATCTGTCGCAGTTCAGCCGGGACTTCGCTGTGGGGTACGGGGTAACGCCACGGGAGTTCGTCGGCAGGTGA
- a CDS encoding ABC transporter permease, producing MNGSVGWLGLLVSLIFIAVAMAVTSGFRLKLNRPIVVAVVRSLVQMGIVGFALVLLVDPGTSIWWSWAWTVGIVVFASVTVKRRAPAVPGLFGISLVAYTVVAASSLAIIFGFGMFDLSSRALVPVAGMVIGNSMKVGVVAATRVVEFTADQRAEIEAGLALGMSVRQAAARLMRSALRTAISPQVEQTAALGIVFLPGAMTGLILAGMDPLEAVATQLALMYVILAGVVIAAVVTGFGTLRALTTDRQTVMQLARQG from the coding sequence ATGAACGGCTCCGTCGGCTGGCTCGGACTGCTGGTCTCCCTGATCTTCATCGCGGTAGCCATGGCGGTGACCAGCGGATTCCGCCTGAAACTCAACCGTCCGATCGTGGTGGCGGTGGTGCGGTCCCTGGTGCAGATGGGCATCGTCGGCTTCGCTCTGGTGCTGCTGGTCGACCCGGGGACGTCGATCTGGTGGTCGTGGGCGTGGACGGTGGGCATCGTCGTCTTCGCGTCGGTGACGGTGAAACGTCGGGCTCCGGCGGTCCCGGGACTGTTCGGGATCTCGCTGGTGGCGTACACGGTCGTGGCGGCGTCCTCGTTGGCGATCATCTTCGGGTTCGGCATGTTCGACCTGTCGAGTCGGGCGCTGGTGCCGGTCGCCGGCATGGTCATCGGCAACTCGATGAAGGTGGGGGTCGTCGCGGCGACGCGGGTCGTCGAGTTCACCGCCGACCAGCGTGCGGAGATCGAGGCGGGCCTCGCGCTGGGGATGAGTGTGCGGCAGGCCGCCGCCCGGCTGATGCGCTCGGCGCTGCGCACCGCGATCTCCCCGCAGGTGGAGCAGACCGCCGCGCTCGGGATCGTGTTCCTGCCCGGGGCGATGACCGGCCTGATCCTGGCGGGCATGGACCCGTTGGAGGCGGTGGCCACCCAGCTGGCGCTGATGTACGTGATCCTCGCCGGCGTGGTGATCGCCGCGGTGGTCACCGGGTTCGGGACGCTGCGGGCGTTGACGACGGACCGGCAGACCGTCATGCAGCTGGCGCGGCAGGGGTGA
- a CDS encoding lipoate--protein ligase family protein yields the protein MHGEYKVPGGKLIVVDLEVETGGPEDPGVLRNVQIAGDFFLEPDEVLTRMTLALEGAPADLTVDEFSERVQDSLLRSDVLFGITADGVGVAVRRALGHAVDWSDIDFDVIYGPAIDPMLNVAMDETLTADVAAGRRKPFMRLWEWNSPQVVIGSFQSYANEINQAGVDKYGITVSRRVTGGGAMFMEPGNCVTYSLVVPQALVDGLSFAQSYPFLDEWTMEALKKVGINAHYIPLNDISSDEGKIGGAAQKRFSNGWMVHHVTMSYDIDAEKMLEVLRIGKEKMKDKGHRSAVKRVDPMRSQTQLPREEILKVFHDTFQQKYNATEGEITEHDLQVAQQRCDEKFSTPEWTYRLP from the coding sequence GTGCACGGAGAGTACAAGGTCCCCGGAGGAAAGCTCATCGTCGTCGACCTGGAGGTCGAGACCGGAGGACCGGAGGATCCGGGCGTGCTGCGCAACGTCCAGATCGCCGGTGACTTCTTCCTCGAACCCGACGAGGTCCTCACCCGCATGACCCTCGCCCTGGAGGGTGCACCGGCGGACCTGACCGTCGACGAATTCTCGGAGCGGGTCCAGGATTCCCTGCTGCGCAGCGACGTGCTGTTCGGCATCACCGCCGACGGGGTGGGTGTCGCGGTGCGCCGCGCCCTGGGCCACGCCGTCGACTGGAGCGACATCGACTTCGACGTCATCTACGGTCCCGCCATCGACCCGATGCTCAACGTCGCGATGGACGAGACCCTCACCGCCGATGTCGCCGCCGGTCGGCGCAAGCCGTTCATGCGGCTGTGGGAGTGGAACTCCCCGCAGGTCGTCATCGGTTCGTTCCAGTCCTACGCCAACGAGATCAACCAGGCCGGCGTGGACAAGTACGGCATCACCGTCTCCCGGCGGGTCACCGGTGGTGGGGCGATGTTCATGGAGCCGGGCAACTGTGTGACCTACTCCCTGGTCGTGCCGCAGGCCCTCGTCGACGGGCTGAGTTTCGCCCAGTCCTACCCGTTCCTCGACGAGTGGACGATGGAGGCGCTGAAGAAGGTCGGCATCAACGCCCACTACATCCCGCTCAACGACATCTCCTCCGACGAGGGGAAGATCGGCGGCGCGGCGCAGAAGCGGTTCTCCAACGGCTGGATGGTGCACCACGTGACCATGTCCTACGACATCGACGCGGAGAAGATGCTCGAGGTGCTGCGCATCGGCAAGGAGAAGATGAAGGACAAGGGGCACCGGTCCGCGGTGAAGCGGGTCGACCCGATGCGGTCGCAGACGCAGCTGCCGCGCGAGGAGATCCTCAAGGTCTTCCACGACACGTTCCAGCAGAAGTACAACGCCACCGAGGGCGAGATCACCGAGCATGACCTGCAGGTCGCCCAGCAGCGGTGCGACGAGAAATTCTCCACCCCGGAGTGGACCTACCGGCTGCCCTGA
- a CDS encoding nucleotidyltransferase family protein yields MGARVYEASPAQLTADSIYYITTTEAVISQIRSEAQAADELRARASDMLVSAVRAGYAAGLTQRQIADAIGRSQPEVSRLLRFHGTTPLGRRLRRYRPQVLEILRKAGVTNPRVFGSVARGEDRGDSDIDLLVDLPEGFGLLSLSRLEGRVADTLGTPVDIVPASALRVNVSESALSDAVPL; encoded by the coding sequence ATGGGCGCCAGGGTATACGAGGCCTCCCCCGCCCAGTTGACTGCTGATAGCATCTACTATATTACCACTACAGAAGCAGTTATTTCCCAGATCAGGTCCGAGGCACAGGCGGCCGATGAACTCCGCGCCCGAGCTTCCGACATGCTCGTCTCCGCGGTGCGGGCCGGATATGCGGCCGGACTCACCCAACGACAGATCGCGGACGCCATCGGACGGAGTCAACCGGAGGTCTCCAGGTTGCTCCGATTCCACGGCACGACACCACTGGGACGCCGGCTCCGGCGGTACCGACCACAGGTTCTGGAAATTCTCCGTAAAGCAGGGGTCACCAACCCCCGGGTGTTCGGCAGCGTCGCCCGCGGCGAGGACCGCGGGGATTCCGACATCGACCTGCTGGTCGATCTACCGGAAGGCTTCGGGCTCCTTTCGCTCTCCCGGCTTGAGGGGAGAGTCGCCGACACCCTCGGGACACCCGTCGATATCGTCCCCGCCAGTGCCCTGCGGGTGAATGTCAGTGAGTCCGCCCTCTCCGATGCGGTGCCGCTGTGA
- a CDS encoding MurR/RpiR family transcriptional regulator: protein MKLEDQIAAHRGGLSPAETRVADFLLANPHSVGHLSALKLAAASGTSDATVVRTVHKLGFAGLDELREHLAAELSQAGRLQSTVRAFGDGVVSCHVAACTGALTSLPERLSDDGLTAALDVLAHAARVVIVGFGPARHIASYTAQYLARGGVPALAMGMTGRGFADQVIALAPEDAVILLSYDNPSEEVEALYTRAGQLGVPVVQVTESRLVADPRAAVALGVGRGNPAYSPSHVPTLAVLEALADAVVATDPARSARAAADLAELREMLS from the coding sequence CCCGCGTCGCGGACTTCCTGCTGGCCAACCCGCACAGTGTCGGCCACCTGTCCGCACTGAAACTCGCCGCCGCATCCGGGACCAGCGACGCGACCGTCGTCCGGACGGTCCACAAGCTGGGCTTCGCCGGCCTCGACGAGCTCCGGGAACACCTCGCCGCGGAACTGTCCCAGGCCGGCCGGCTGCAGTCGACCGTGCGCGCCTTCGGTGACGGGGTGGTCTCCTGCCACGTCGCCGCCTGCACCGGGGCCCTCACCAGTCTGCCCGAACGGCTCAGCGACGACGGGCTCACCGCCGCCCTCGACGTGCTGGCCCACGCCGCGCGCGTGGTCATCGTCGGTTTCGGCCCGGCCCGCCACATCGCGTCCTACACCGCCCAGTACCTGGCCCGGGGCGGCGTCCCGGCACTGGCGATGGGGATGACGGGCCGCGGTTTCGCCGACCAGGTCATCGCGCTGGCCCCGGAGGACGCCGTCATCCTGCTGTCCTACGACAACCCCTCCGAGGAGGTCGAGGCGCTCTACACCCGCGCCGGGCAGCTCGGCGTCCCCGTCGTGCAGGTCACCGAAAGCAGGCTGGTCGCCGACCCCCGTGCCGCGGTCGCGCTCGGAGTGGGGCGCGGCAACCCGGCCTACAGTCCCAGCCATGTGCCGACGCTCGCCGTCCTGGAGGCGCTCGCCGATGCGGTCGTCGCCACCGATCCGGCCCGCAGCGCCCGTGCCGCCGCCGACCTCGCCGAACTCCGGGAGATGCTGTCATGA
- a CDS encoding ABC transporter substrate-binding protein — protein sequence MKLSRTLPAALLGAALALGMTACGDGDSSRDAATATEAEAEAASWPVTVDHARGSSTIEEKPERIVVMHEAGVDPVLSLGLEPVAMFEIQGGDDSMPWLKGKIDWPEDASLTAERTANPEAVAKYDPDLIIVGDVYADNATWHELEDIAPTLVYDWPTDGPAWRPILDGVAEVTGLEDRADEVTAAYDARISGIRAQFPGIDQLTYNSAILNKGQLMYSTNSVFEDLGMVQTDRQKKAGATGTVSMERLDELDGDLLVIYDPAGEKQKLESSRQFRSLPSVTNGALVWQNMALGYAVTTAAGPMSLDWAVEQITPELTAAVS from the coding sequence GTGAAGCTGTCCCGTACCCTCCCCGCCGCCCTGCTCGGTGCCGCCCTCGCCCTCGGCATGACCGCCTGTGGCGACGGCGATTCCTCCCGTGACGCGGCGACCGCGACCGAGGCCGAGGCCGAGGCCGCATCCTGGCCCGTCACCGTCGACCACGCCCGTGGCTCCTCCACCATCGAGGAGAAGCCCGAGCGGATTGTCGTGATGCACGAGGCCGGTGTCGACCCGGTGCTCTCCCTCGGCCTCGAACCCGTCGCCATGTTCGAGATCCAGGGCGGCGACGACAGCATGCCCTGGTTGAAGGGGAAGATCGACTGGCCGGAGGACGCTTCCCTGACCGCCGAGCGCACCGCGAACCCCGAGGCGGTGGCGAAATACGATCCCGACCTCATCATCGTCGGTGATGTCTACGCCGACAACGCGACGTGGCACGAGCTCGAGGACATCGCCCCCACGCTCGTCTACGACTGGCCGACCGACGGCCCGGCGTGGCGTCCGATCCTCGACGGCGTGGCGGAGGTGACCGGGCTGGAGGACAGGGCCGACGAAGTCACCGCCGCCTACGACGCCCGGATCTCCGGGATCCGGGCACAGTTCCCCGGCATCGACCAACTGACCTACAACTCGGCGATCCTCAACAAAGGGCAGCTGATGTACAGCACCAACTCCGTGTTCGAGGACCTCGGCATGGTGCAGACCGACCGGCAGAAGAAGGCCGGCGCCACCGGCACCGTGTCGATGGAGCGCCTCGACGAACTCGACGGTGACCTGCTGGTCATCTACGATCCCGCCGGGGAGAAGCAGAAGCTCGAGAGCAGTCGCCAGTTCCGGAGCCTGCCGTCAGTGACGAACGGGGCACTCGTCTGGCAGAACATGGCACTCGGTTACGCGGTGACGACCGCCGCCGGGCCGATGAGCCTGGACTGGGCGGTGGAGCAGATCACCCCGGAACTGACCGCCGCCGTGAGTTAG